One Photobacterium sp. TY1-4 genomic window carries:
- the thiD gene encoding bifunctional hydroxymethylpyrimidine kinase/phosphomethylpyrimidine kinase, with the protein MAVQSAAQSTTPITLTIAGSDSGGGAGIQADIKAISATGGYACSVISALTAQNTQGVTGIFNISPEFVAEQLDTVFSDLDVKAVKIGMLSDAAIIQTVADKLCQYQPQFLVVDPVMVATSGDLLLQRDAIETLKSTLLPLADVITPNLPEAAALLNTDIPQTEVEMAQLVEALRGLGAGSVLLKGGHLSQTQESTDLLISAEQVIRFSHPRIDTHNTHGTGCTLSAAIASFLAQGYALNDAVQHAKTYITEAIRHADELQIGAGHGPVHHFFHGHYQPERA; encoded by the coding sequence ATGGCCGTTCAATCAGCAGCTCAATCAACAACACCAATTACGTTAACCATTGCCGGTTCTGACAGTGGCGGTGGCGCCGGTATTCAAGCAGACATCAAAGCAATCTCAGCCACCGGCGGATACGCTTGCTCTGTCATTTCCGCCCTGACCGCACAAAATACCCAAGGCGTGACCGGGATCTTCAATATTTCCCCGGAATTTGTTGCCGAGCAGCTGGATACGGTATTCAGTGATCTGGATGTCAAAGCGGTAAAAATCGGCATGCTCAGTGACGCCGCCATCATTCAGACCGTGGCGGATAAACTTTGCCAGTACCAGCCTCAGTTTCTGGTCGTTGACCCGGTCATGGTTGCAACCAGCGGCGATCTGCTGCTCCAACGGGATGCGATTGAAACCCTGAAATCAACCCTGTTGCCACTGGCAGATGTGATCACCCCGAATCTGCCGGAGGCCGCCGCGCTGCTGAATACAGATATTCCTCAGACCGAAGTCGAGATGGCGCAGCTGGTCGAAGCTCTGCGCGGGTTGGGTGCCGGATCCGTTCTGCTCAAAGGGGGCCACCTATCCCAAACACAAGAAAGCACCGATTTACTGATCAGCGCCGAACAGGTGATCCGCTTCAGTCACCCACGGATTGACACCCACAACACTCACGGAACCGGCTGCACCTTATCCGCAGCCATCGCCTCCTTCCTGGCCCAGGGTTATGCACTGAACGACGCCGTTCAACATGCCAAAACCTATATCACCGAAGCCATCCGCCATGCTGATGAACTGCAAATCGGCGCCGGACACGGCCCGGTTCACCACTTCTTTCACGGGCACTACCAGCCGGAGCGTGCATGA
- a CDS encoding VOC family protein: protein MHQDKINYVEFPAADLEATKQFFQQAFGWAFTDYGEDYTAFSNQGLDGGFYRAPLKSTTQQGAALIVLYSAHLEQTQAKVEAAGGQIVKPIFEFPGGRRFQFFEPSGNELAVWSDQ, encoded by the coding sequence ATGCATCAGGACAAGATTAACTATGTTGAGTTTCCGGCGGCCGATCTGGAAGCAACGAAGCAGTTTTTCCAGCAGGCTTTCGGCTGGGCGTTCACCGACTACGGTGAAGATTACACGGCATTTTCCAATCAAGGACTGGATGGCGGTTTTTATCGTGCCCCGCTCAAATCAACGACGCAGCAAGGCGCTGCGCTGATCGTGCTGTATAGCGCCCATCTTGAACAAACCCAAGCCAAGGTTGAAGCGGCCGGCGGCCAGATTGTGAAGCCGATTTTTGAATTCCCGGGCGGACGGCGTTTTCAGTTTTTTGAACCCAGTGGCAATGAGTTGGCGGTGTGGTCAGATCAATAA